One segment of bacterium DNA contains the following:
- a CDS encoding PTS sugar transporter subunit IIA, translated as MKITNILRVESILPELKSRDKDGVIRELAEAVTRSEASIPVDTLSEVLAEREKLGSTGIGSGVAIPHGKLPNLDRIVAAFGRSRPGIDFDSQDGEPAHLFFVLVAPENTAGLHLKALAKLSRLLKDAHFRQKLLDVSDAQAIYNAIAEEDEKV; from the coding sequence ATGAAAATCACCAATATACTCCGCGTCGAATCGATCTTGCCGGAACTAAAATCGAGGGACAAAGACGGGGTTATCCGGGAGTTGGCCGAGGCGGTGACTCGCTCCGAGGCTTCCATCCCGGTCGACACCCTGAGCGAGGTCCTGGCTGAGCGGGAAAAGCTCGGCTCGACCGGCATCGGCAGCGGCGTGGCCATCCCCCACGGCAAGCTGCCCAACCTCGACCGGATCGTGGCGGCTTTCGGCCGTTCCCGGCCGGGCATCGATTTCGACTCCCAGGACGGCGAGCCGGCCCACCTCTTCTTCGTCCTGGTGGCCCCCGAAAACACCGCCGGCCTCCACTTGAAGGCCTTAGCCAAGCTCTCCCGCCTCCTCAAAGACGCCCATTTCCGCCAAAAGCTCCTCGACGTGAGCGACGCCCAGGCGATCTACAACGCCATCGCCGAAGAGGACGAGAAGGTCTAG
- the raiA gene encoding ribosome-associated translation inhibitor RaiA has product MNVTVTFRHMPASEALRNHAIEKAQKFKKYLVEPVQIHFILMVEKIRQIAEINVQSKNFTAHGVEESQDMYTSIDKVVSKAEGQIRKHKEKVKAHKSEGKAYEVLEATMGSNGLHPNELH; this is encoded by the coding sequence ATGAACGTCACGGTCACCTTTCGTCACATGCCTGCTTCCGAAGCCCTCCGCAATCACGCCATCGAAAAGGCGCAAAAGTTTAAAAAGTACTTAGTCGAACCGGTCCAAATCCACTTCATCCTGATGGTCGAAAAGATCCGGCAAATCGCCGAGATCAACGTTCAATCCAAGAATTTCACCGCCCATGGCGTCGAGGAATCGCAGGACATGTATACCTCGATCGACAAGGTGGTCTCCAAGGCCGAGGGCCAGATCCGCAAGCACAAGGAGAAGGTCAAAGCCCACAAGAGCGAGGGCAAAGCCTATGAGGTCCTCGAGGCAACGATGGGCTCGAATGGCCTGCATCCCAACGAGCTCCATTAA